From the Takifugu flavidus isolate HTHZ2018 chromosome 12, ASM371156v2, whole genome shotgun sequence genome, one window contains:
- the ankk1 gene encoding ankyrin repeat and protein kinase domain-containing protein 1 produces MDFTDGFPGHFGNFAKDEFEADWTKMAECRFSQVYEVKLKAWQEKCVLKCFHPPVCSKSSYRKIINEVSKIAKVKFKYIVAIYGVCSEATAVVMEHMSNGSLNNLLASHTLMWPKKFQMVHEISMGVNFLHSMNPPILHLNLKTSNILLDDHLHAKISDFALIHWEEGMSNTLFMESLTARGNISYIPPETFTQSSDPPGTASDVYSFGIIIWEILTQQKPYAGWSMTTVLLQVSQGRRPCLEIIPEWRPNECDRIICMMKQCWDQEPRKRPQFSDIVKTTESLCEVLKIPGSIQCHMSGEERQRSNYPRLDSPINQISLSEILDPLSDEKLEKDNILSFLSRKDFGSFRQSLKQEHVHTVYTGKNSLLHYTVTSKDAASVEHVLNLGADINATTAQGYTPLIVAVLHRLHDIISLLLEHGAVVGHGDEDQWTALHFAAQNGDDRTVRLLLDKGAVVDARERAGWMPLHLACQNGHEPVVRLLLSRMSEEAVGEREGHGRTPLHLASAYGHLSIAKLLLSQGADPNATDGSLSTPLHLSAEEGHNRVVRQLLKSGVATDSANSQGYNPLHLAALKGHTGICRQLLSNGANPNCTTLQAWTPMHLAALKGNEAIVVQLVCNGGSTNAKSENGWTPLHLACHQSEPEVTSVLLEAAADPNATEASKGWSPLHFACNSVSFQCVLHLIAHHADVNALSFGKAAPLHVAIQHGCVPIVKTLLLNGADKSLLDSSGSSTLDVAKRCEKLEIVQLLES; encoded by the exons ATGGATTTTACAGACGGCTTTCCCGGGCATTTCGGGAACTTCGCCAAGGATGAATTCGAGGCGGATTGGACGAAGATGGCTGAATGCAGGTTTAGTCAGGTGTACGAGGTCAAGCTCAAAGCCTGGCAGGAAAAATGTGTCCTCAAATGCTTTCACCCGCCTGTGTGCTCCAAAAGCTCTTACAG GAAAATAATTAATGAAGTGTCCAAAATAGCCAAAGTCAAATTTAAGTACATTGTGGCTATCTATGGAGTGTGCAGTGAGGCCACCGCCGTGGTGATGGAGCATATGAGCAATGGATCGCTGAACAACCTCCTGGCCAGCCACACGCTGATGTGGCCAAAAAAGTTCCAGATGGTTCACGAGATCTCGATGGGCGTGAACTTCCTCCACAGCATGAACCCCCCGATCCTGCACCTCAACCTCAAGACATCCAACATCCTCTTGGACGACCATCTCCACGCAAAG ATTTCAGATTTCGCTCTGATCCACTGGGAGGAGGGCATGAGCAACACATTATTCATGGAGAGCCTGACAGCTCGGGGAAACATAAGTTATATTCCTCCGGAGACCTTTACGCAGAGCTCtgatcctccaggaactgcctctGATGTTTACAG CTTCGGAATCATAATTTGGGAGATTCTAACGCAACAGAAGCCCTACGCAG GGTGGAGCATGAccacagtgctgctgcaggtgtcacAGGGGAGGCGGCCATGTTTGGAAATCATACCTGAATGGAGACCCAATGAGTGTGATCGGATTATCTGCATGATGAAGCAATGCTGGGACCAGGAGCCCAGGAAGAGGCCCCAATTCTCAG ACATTGTGAAGACAACAGAGTCTTTGTGTGAAGTCCTGAAAATCCCAGGATCGATCCAGTGCCACATGTCTggtgaggagagacagagatcAAATTACCCCCGGCTAGATTCCCCGATAAACCAG ATCTCTTTGTCAGAGATACTGGACCCACTCTCTG AtgaaaagctggaaaaggaCAATattctctctttcctgtccaGGAAAGACTTTGGTAGTTTCCGACAGTCTCTGAAACAAGAGCACGTCCACACGGTGTACACCGGTAAAAACAGCCTCCTCCACTACACTGTAACCAGCAAGGATGCGGCCAGCGTGGAGCACGTCCTAAACCTGGGCGCTGACATCAACGCCACCACCGCTCAAGGTTACACACCGCTCATTGTCGCCGTTTTACACAG GCTTCATGACATAATCTCTTTGTTGCTGGAACATGGCGCGGTTGTCGGCCATGGCGACGAGGATCAATGGACCGCGCTCCACTTCGCAGCCCAGAATGGCGACGACAGGACCGTCAGGCTCCTGTTGGACAAAGGGGCTGTGGTGGACGCTCGGGAGAGAGCCGGATGGATGCCTCTCCACCTGGCCTGCCAGAATGGCCATGAACCAGTGGTGCGTCTGCTCCTCTCAAGGATGTCAGAGGAAGCTGTTGGAGAGCGTGAGGGACACGGGAGGACTCCGCTGCACCTGGCATCCGCCTACGGGCATTTGAGCATCGCCAAACTTCTCCTGTCTCAGGGAGCCGACCCAAACGCAACTGACGGGTCTCTGTCCACACCTCTTCACCTGTCGGCCGAGGAAGGTCACAACAGAGTTGTCAGACAGTTGCTGAAGAGCGGAGTGGCAACAGACAGTGCAAACAGCCAGGGGTACAACCCGCTTCACTTGGCAGCCTTGAAGGGGCACACAGGTATATGCAGGCAGCTGTTATCCAATGGGGCCAACCCAAACTGCACGACCCTCCAAGCCTGGACACCCATGCACCTGGCTGCCCTCAAGGGGAACGAAGCTATTGTGGTGCAGTTGGTGTGTAATGGCGGAAGCACAAACGCCAAGAGTGAGAATGGATGGACGCCTCTTCACCTTGCCTGCCACCAGAGCGAGCCGGAAGTCACGTCGGTGCTCCTGGAGGCCGCAGCCGACCCAAACGCGACAGAGGCCAGCAAGGGCTGGTCCCCTCTGCACTTTGCGTGTAACAGTGTCAGTTTCCAGTGCGTGCTACACCTGATAGCGCATCACGCGGATGTCAATGCACTGAGCTTTGGAAAGGCGGCGCCTTTGCACGTGGCCATTCAGCACGGGTGCGTGCCAATCGTGAAGACTCTGCTGCTGAACGGAGCGGACAAATCTCTGCTGGACTCGTCTGGGTCCAGCACCCTGGATGTGGCCAAGAGGTGTGAAAAACTCGAAATAGTGCAACTACTGGAGagttaa